Proteins from one Shewanella pealeana ATCC 700345 genomic window:
- a CDS encoding DUF6776 family protein produces the protein MPNYHRWADRLQVIERQIRPSSVYLLLLLIVAFALGALIYDVAKARYLPKVEAKVDNSERYVQELHQQAQTLAARNIELALEREANSDMQAMFVEQNAKQKELERELAFYRSVMAPENIADGVAINGLELEPSLEPRQYRIKLVLTQLEKRKRSLAGRSEITFVGLQDGKTVSLKLSDLTDASFKFKFRYFQVLEGEFTLPEGFSLSRVKAKVIVPTSRWTKGSQTEQEYSAQDLLVDEKEQGILLEQNTQVLDNSAQQTEVRGSND, from the coding sequence ATGCCAAATTATCATCGTTGGGCCGATCGCTTGCAAGTGATTGAACGACAAATTAGACCTTCGAGTGTCTATTTATTACTTTTACTCATAGTCGCCTTTGCGTTAGGCGCACTCATTTACGATGTGGCAAAGGCTCGTTACCTGCCAAAAGTGGAGGCAAAAGTCGATAACAGCGAGCGCTATGTACAAGAGTTGCACCAGCAAGCGCAGACTTTGGCGGCGCGTAATATTGAGTTGGCATTAGAACGCGAAGCCAATAGTGACATGCAGGCGATGTTTGTTGAGCAGAATGCAAAACAGAAAGAGTTAGAGCGTGAACTGGCATTTTATCGCAGCGTAATGGCTCCTGAAAATATCGCCGATGGCGTGGCAATTAATGGCTTAGAACTAGAGCCAAGCCTTGAGCCGCGCCAATATCGTATCAAGCTAGTATTGACACAGTTAGAGAAGCGTAAGCGCTCTTTAGCGGGTCGCAGTGAAATCACATTCGTTGGTTTGCAAGACGGCAAAACGGTTAGCCTTAAGCTATCAGATTTGACTGATGCCTCGTTTAAATTCAAATTTAGGTATTTTCAGGTATTAGAGGGCGAATTTACATTGCCTGAGGGCTTTAGCTTGTCTAGAGTGAAGGCCAAAGTGATAGTGCCTACGAGTCGTTGGACTAAAGGTTCGCAAACTGAACAGGAATATAGTGCACAAGATCTACTTGTGGATGAAAAAGAGCAGGGCATATTACTTGAACAAAACACTCAGGTATTAGATAATTCTGCACAGCAAACAGAAGTAAGAGGTAGTAATGACTGA
- a CDS encoding c-type cytochrome, producing the protein MSVLNNKLAALVVLSASVLGFSSQAVAENYKQLLNMCIACHGVDGSNKFDSIPNLKGQNAAYMVGQLKNFKADKRQDKTMSKVAKLLTEEQMQAMADYFNTGKEQD; encoded by the coding sequence ATGAGTGTATTAAATAATAAATTAGCAGCGCTAGTCGTGCTCTCAGCATCAGTACTTGGCTTTAGCAGTCAAGCCGTTGCAGAGAACTATAAGCAGCTGCTCAACATGTGTATTGCTTGCCACGGAGTCGACGGTAGTAACAAATTCGATTCCATCCCAAATCTAAAGGGACAGAACGCGGCATACATGGTTGGACAATTAAAGAATTTTAAAGCTGACAAACGCCAAGACAAGACAATGAGTAAAGTCGCCAAGCTGCTAACAGAAGAGCAGATGCAGGCAATGGCGGATTATTTCAATACCGGGAAGGAACAAGACTAA
- a CDS encoding molybdopterin-dependent oxidoreductase, which yields MAIDRRNFLKGAAATSVTAMLPLNWAFASNRPAGIEPMDVSAVKWKSVDDLPSHFKVLNSSPLNAFPPEHLLAPVKTPADVAFIRWNGKMPEFDKIDPDTWEFTVDGESIETPKTYTIAELKKKFKTHTQQLVLECGGNSRENFYPNAKGNQWSNTAVFCAEWTGVLIKDVLADCGVKSDAVYTAHYGADKHISGKGAAISRGVPIDAAMNENGMIAWGMNGEDIPYMHGYPLRIVFGGRPGSVSQKCATGMGVRDRVHDGKKMGAPAYQVPKYPVAPGEKVDNKDFKIIEEMIVKSLITAPQTGSELALGKTLSVSGHAWAGMRDVAKVEVSYDYGTTWQTAALTKPVNPTAWQQWNIDLKLPQAGYFEIWARATDTKGDTQPMVQPQWNPKGYLFNGCHRVAVRVV from the coding sequence ATGGCTATCGATAGACGTAATTTTTTAAAGGGCGCTGCAGCGACCTCAGTAACAGCCATGCTGCCACTTAACTGGGCCTTTGCATCAAACCGCCCAGCTGGTATTGAGCCAATGGACGTATCTGCAGTTAAGTGGAAGAGTGTTGATGACTTACCAAGCCACTTTAAAGTGCTTAACTCAAGCCCACTGAACGCTTTCCCACCTGAGCACTTGCTTGCACCAGTAAAAACTCCTGCCGATGTTGCCTTTATCCGCTGGAACGGCAAGATGCCAGAATTCGATAAGATTGATCCAGATACTTGGGAATTTACCGTTGACGGTGAGTCAATCGAAACACCAAAGACCTACACCATCGCCGAGCTTAAAAAGAAGTTCAAGACTCACACTCAGCAACTGGTTCTAGAATGTGGCGGTAACAGCCGCGAAAACTTCTATCCAAATGCTAAGGGTAACCAGTGGAGTAACACTGCGGTATTCTGCGCAGAGTGGACAGGCGTATTGATTAAAGACGTACTTGCCGATTGTGGTGTGAAGAGCGACGCAGTTTATACCGCTCACTACGGTGCAGATAAGCACATCAGCGGTAAAGGCGCAGCCATCTCTCGCGGTGTACCTATCGACGCAGCCATGAATGAAAACGGCATGATTGCCTGGGGCATGAACGGCGAAGATATTCCATACATGCACGGTTACCCACTACGTATCGTATTCGGCGGCCGTCCAGGTTCAGTTTCACAGAAATGTGCTACAGGTATGGGCGTTCGTGATCGCGTACACGACGGTAAGAAGATGGGCGCACCTGCTTATCAAGTGCCAAAGTATCCAGTAGCCCCTGGTGAGAAAGTCGATAACAAAGACTTTAAGATCATCGAGGAGATGATTGTTAAGTCACTAATCACAGCACCTCAAACTGGTAGTGAGCTCGCTTTAGGTAAAACCCTTTCTGTAAGCGGACATGCTTGGGCAGGTATGCGTGACGTAGCTAAGGTTGAAGTCAGCTACGACTACGGTACTACGTGGCAAACAGCCGCTTTAACTAAGCCAGTGAACCCAACGGCATGGCAGCAATGGAACATTGACCTTAAGTTACCACAGGCTGGCTACTTTGAGATTTGGGCTCGTGCGACTGACACTAAAGGTGATACTCAGCCTATGGTTCAACCACAGTGGAACCCTAAAGGTTACCTATTTAACGGCTGTCACCGAGTGGCAGTAAGGGTCGTATAA
- the erpA gene encoding iron-sulfur cluster insertion protein ErpA: MTEQAEDALPIRFTDAAASKVKTLLEEEENDALKLRVYVTGGGCSGFQYGFTFDEKVNEGDFTVEKQGVQLVVDPMSLQYLVGGEVDYTSGLEGSRFFVKNPNATTTCGCGASFSV, translated from the coding sequence ATGACTGAACAAGCTGAAGATGCTTTGCCAATCCGTTTCACCGATGCGGCGGCTTCAAAAGTAAAAACCTTGCTCGAAGAGGAAGAAAATGACGCACTTAAGTTACGTGTTTATGTAACGGGTGGCGGATGCTCAGGTTTCCAGTATGGCTTTACTTTCGATGAGAAGGTCAACGAAGGTGACTTTACTGTAGAGAAGCAAGGTGTTCAGTTGGTTGTTGATCCAATGAGCCTACAGTACCTTGTTGGTGGCGAAGTGGATTACACTTCAGGCCTAGAAGGTTCACGCTTCTTCGTTAAGAATCCAAATGCAACGACCACATGTGGTTGTGGTGCAAGCTTCTCTGTTTAA
- a CDS encoding TonB-dependent receptor, whose amino-acid sequence MQFKNSIIALSISAAIFPTSAVAQDSDIEVITVTASRMDKPVSAIPNTVTIIDQEQLNEQLRTTQDLSTIIGNLAPSFSPSRQKMSNTGETLRGRTPLIMIDGVPQSNPLRSGGRSGQTIDPAMIERIEIIHGANAMHGLGAQGGIINYITKKPSGDNEHHVSFDVTVPNSLDSDGISFGTSYSFSGESENLDMIGAVSYRNNGVYYDANDEMIGVDTTQGESMDSQSMDFFIKLGHDFDQSRLELMVNHYNMENNGDYMAVKGDKENDIPTGAIKQDQPWDAANNQVTTTSLTYTHEDIAGQQLSLQFFNQNFEAVYGGGCWSDFYDPSMEGSDQVTVCGTGENGESLYYEQSRNKSVKWGMKASMMASNIADSGMSIAYGLDIFRDTTEQDMVMSGVSWVPESTYDNIAPFAQIDYDLIENLTLSGGVRYEYAKLNVDDYKTMYGYGNKYVEGGNPDFNETLFNIGASYKITPALRVYTSFSQGFGMPDVGRVLRDGDNFQGPNPSIEDTLALDPIVTDNIEFGADYQGEYFSSKIAYYRSSSDYGARMVDKGDGSGSFVIKREKSLIEGIEASVTAYIGDNDDVGVNLAIQNGEYDSNDDQKVDTDLDGANISPNRINLFWNHNFDNDISTRIQANFYMDKDFKDENNNVYANFDGYTTVDASIAIPVYDGTLSIGIQNLLNEDYYTYYSQTVGKDTRYFKGMGRTATIGFSLPF is encoded by the coding sequence ATGCAGTTTAAGAACTCCATCATTGCGCTATCAATTTCTGCCGCCATCTTTCCAACCTCAGCCGTCGCACAAGACAGCGATATCGAAGTCATCACAGTCACCGCGAGTCGAATGGATAAGCCTGTCAGTGCGATTCCAAATACGGTGACCATCATTGACCAAGAGCAGCTAAACGAGCAGCTTAGAACCACTCAAGATCTCTCGACCATCATAGGTAATCTGGCACCGAGTTTTTCCCCTAGCCGTCAAAAGATGAGTAATACAGGAGAAACACTGCGTGGCCGTACACCTTTGATTATGATTGATGGTGTACCGCAATCTAACCCACTGCGCAGCGGTGGCCGCTCAGGCCAAACTATAGATCCGGCCATGATTGAGCGCATTGAGATCATCCATGGAGCCAATGCCATGCATGGCCTCGGCGCCCAAGGCGGAATTATCAATTACATCACTAAAAAGCCCAGTGGCGATAACGAGCACCACGTCAGCTTCGATGTCACAGTGCCAAATAGCTTAGACTCTGATGGCATTAGCTTCGGTACCAGTTATAGCTTCTCCGGTGAGTCCGAAAACTTGGATATGATAGGCGCTGTAAGCTATCGCAATAACGGTGTTTATTACGATGCTAACGACGAAATGATCGGTGTCGATACCACTCAGGGCGAGTCGATGGATAGCCAAAGTATGGATTTTTTCATCAAACTTGGTCATGACTTTGACCAATCTCGCCTTGAACTGATGGTGAACCACTACAATATGGAAAATAACGGCGACTACATGGCCGTTAAAGGCGATAAAGAAAACGACATCCCAACCGGTGCCATCAAGCAAGATCAACCTTGGGACGCCGCAAACAACCAAGTTACCACCACCAGCTTGACTTATACCCATGAAGATATCGCCGGTCAGCAACTTAGCCTGCAGTTTTTCAATCAAAATTTCGAAGCCGTCTATGGTGGTGGTTGTTGGTCAGACTTTTATGACCCAAGCATGGAAGGCAGCGATCAAGTTACCGTGTGTGGCACAGGGGAAAACGGTGAATCACTTTACTATGAGCAGTCACGTAACAAGTCTGTCAAATGGGGCATGAAAGCCTCTATGATGGCGAGTAATATTGCCGACTCAGGCATGAGTATCGCCTATGGTTTAGACATCTTCCGCGACACTACCGAGCAAGATATGGTGATGAGTGGAGTGTCTTGGGTTCCAGAGAGTACCTACGACAATATCGCGCCATTTGCGCAGATTGATTACGATCTTATTGAAAACCTAACCCTTTCTGGTGGCGTGCGTTACGAGTACGCCAAGCTTAACGTCGATGACTACAAGACCATGTATGGCTACGGCAATAAGTACGTTGAAGGCGGTAACCCTGATTTCAATGAAACCCTGTTTAATATCGGCGCCTCTTACAAAATAACCCCAGCGCTACGGGTTTATACTAGCTTTAGTCAGGGCTTTGGTATGCCTGATGTAGGACGCGTACTGCGCGACGGTGACAACTTTCAAGGACCAAACCCAAGTATTGAAGACACCTTGGCCCTCGACCCCATTGTCACAGATAACATCGAATTCGGTGCCGATTATCAAGGCGAATACTTCAGTTCAAAAATTGCCTACTACCGCTCATCGAGTGATTACGGTGCGCGCATGGTCGATAAAGGCGACGGTAGTGGTTCATTTGTCATTAAGCGTGAAAAGAGCCTAATCGAAGGCATAGAAGCCAGTGTTACCGCCTACATTGGTGATAATGATGATGTTGGCGTTAACCTTGCGATTCAAAATGGTGAGTACGACTCCAATGATGACCAGAAGGTGGATACCGATCTCGACGGCGCCAATATCTCGCCGAATCGTATTAACCTGTTCTGGAATCATAATTTCGACAACGATATTTCAACTCGTATTCAGGCTAACTTCTACATGGATAAAGACTTTAAAGACGAGAATAATAACGTCTACGCCAACTTCGATGGCTACACCACGGTTGACGCGTCAATTGCTATCCCAGTTTACGACGGCACACTGAGTATCGGCATTCAAAATCTATTGAATGAAGACTATTACACCTACTACTCACAAACAGTTGGTAAAGATACTCGCTACTTTAAAGGCATGGGCCGCACCGCGACGATAGGCTTTAGTCTGCCTTTCTAA
- a CDS encoding glucosaminidase domain-containing protein translates to MLKKPQTLIALTLIAIALILYAANSQFNPDSSQPVIIQQTVQDTIQDTVKPTAKTVAADLATPVDSDATQTSFIKVSDKRPTKAPKDIRINSLDELMALFNSLNYNTQSWQQGNREVPRLTFESVSERWQKTSNQIPVQQKKMVFFRLLAPLILVANENILLERRLIETAPLDDVVLQRIALKYKITQDAETLLTEAQRQTLLQEVDIMPPSLVLAQAAEESGWATSRFTVEGNAFFGQWDFSGKGMIPKQQRKELGNYGLARFDTPQASVEGYMLNLNTNNAYKKLRKLRASLRAVNKPITGLELAGTLDKYSERGQAYIDGIREMIRYNKLDQVDEAYLSDAAPLHLIPRPD, encoded by the coding sequence ATGCTTAAGAAGCCTCAAACACTCATCGCTCTAACCTTGATAGCCATTGCATTAATTCTTTATGCGGCCAACTCACAGTTCAACCCAGATAGCAGCCAGCCGGTGATTATTCAACAAACAGTTCAAGACACTATTCAAGACACAGTTAAGCCAACAGCTAAAACGGTTGCCGCCGATCTTGCCACTCCAGTTGATTCCGACGCCACCCAAACCAGCTTTATAAAAGTATCTGATAAGCGTCCAACTAAGGCGCCTAAAGATATTCGAATCAACTCTCTCGATGAGCTGATGGCACTATTTAACTCACTCAATTACAACACTCAAAGCTGGCAGCAAGGCAATCGCGAAGTGCCGAGGCTGACCTTTGAGTCTGTCAGTGAGCGCTGGCAAAAAACCTCGAATCAAATTCCCGTGCAACAGAAGAAGATGGTGTTTTTCCGTCTGTTAGCACCATTAATCTTGGTGGCAAACGAAAATATTCTTTTAGAGCGCCGCCTGATTGAAACTGCGCCGTTAGATGATGTGGTGTTACAAAGAATCGCCCTAAAGTACAAAATCACTCAAGACGCCGAAACCCTGTTAACTGAGGCTCAAAGGCAAACCTTGCTACAAGAGGTTGATATCATGCCGCCATCGCTTGTTCTTGCTCAAGCTGCTGAAGAGAGCGGCTGGGCAACCTCTCGCTTTACCGTTGAAGGCAATGCGTTTTTCGGCCAGTGGGACTTTAGCGGCAAGGGCATGATCCCCAAACAGCAACGTAAAGAGTTAGGCAACTATGGCTTAGCCCGCTTCGATACACCGCAGGCTTCTGTAGAGGGGTATATGCTGAACCTTAATACCAACAACGCCTATAAAAAACTCAGAAAATTGCGGGCAAGTCTACGCGCAGTCAATAAGCCTATTACAGGCTTAGAGCTTGCAGGCACTTTAGATAAATATTCCGAGCGCGGCCAAGCCTATATCGATGGTATTCGCGAAATGATCCGCTATAACAAGTTAGATCAAGTCGATGAGGCCTATTTAAGTGATGCTGCGCCACTGCATTTAATCCCAAGACCAGACTAA
- a CDS encoding c-type cytochrome, translating to MLNHYSKSVLAASLSLLLSASVSAQVTDTSFKDTLAVSELKLDAKVLNYKADASKGETLANQRCIACHGDAMLGMMKTYPDLKGQKAAYLFKQLIDFKRGDRSDPLMQGQASMLSETEMKDVAYYYSTQTASNLSK from the coding sequence ATGTTGAATCATTATTCGAAGTCTGTGTTAGCCGCCAGCTTGTCATTATTGCTATCAGCAAGCGTATCGGCTCAAGTGACCGATACCTCGTTTAAAGACACGCTAGCAGTATCAGAGCTCAAACTTGATGCCAAGGTTCTGAATTACAAAGCGGACGCGAGCAAAGGCGAGACCTTAGCCAACCAACGCTGTATCGCTTGTCATGGTGATGCCATGCTTGGCATGATGAAGACCTACCCAGATCTTAAAGGTCAGAAGGCCGCTTACCTATTCAAGCAACTTATTGACTTTAAGCGTGGTGATCGCTCAGACCCCTTGATGCAAGGTCAAGCGAGTATGCTGTCTGAAACCGAAATGAAAGACGTGGCTTACTACTACTCAACGCAAACTGCGTCGAATTTAAGTAAGTAG
- a CDS encoding chloride channel protein, with the protein MEIPVHPAIVKKREQFQKYLHTDLKDTLSQSKVSVQLCLLALLFALFASGVIVLFRLLLVWCDTFTKTQELNFTDIIDDWRVLLPLFGSFLIWGVAKMGSQRYKRMGIAYVIHRMKLHYGKIPLQSAPGQFFQALFALATNFSVGREGPAIHLGAVSASVLAEKFKLPDNSVRVMCASGIAAGIAAIFNAPLAAVIFVFEVVLREYKIHYFFPIMLSAICGALSSQLVFGNVHEFEQIGVEVIPLSQYPLLAIFGLVLGCIAAFFNTSLLKITAIGQKWPLINRLLLAGAVTTLVGLVLPQAIGSGELAIAETINQHPSILFLSAILAGKIIATIAAIGLGIPGGLIGPLYGIGALLGTILALISALFFPSIAPYIGLYTIIGMTGMMGVCLSAPLAALVALIELTNNASIILPSMFVVIPAFLIAHQGFKTKSIFFKQLEIMGLGYKVAPVNLGLQKVGVRHLMDKRFVIVYDNQELLLEVLKRAEGRSVLVRNAQGAVEMLQLELQVRDQDTTLTRHPIQGLPDTSTLNEVYAILSKERRGEVYIYQETNEQIVGVINWVSLRKEIRSGQV; encoded by the coding sequence TTGGAAATTCCTGTGCATCCAGCAATTGTTAAGAAGCGAGAGCAATTTCAAAAGTACTTACATACCGACCTTAAAGACACGCTTTCTCAGTCTAAGGTCAGTGTACAGTTATGTTTGCTCGCGTTGCTTTTTGCACTGTTTGCATCCGGTGTCATTGTTCTTTTTAGGTTATTACTGGTCTGGTGCGACACCTTCACCAAAACCCAAGAGCTGAATTTTACGGACATCATCGATGACTGGCGAGTATTATTACCGCTTTTCGGCTCCTTTTTAATCTGGGGTGTCGCAAAAATGGGATCTCAGCGCTATAAACGTATGGGCATCGCCTATGTTATCCACAGAATGAAACTGCATTATGGCAAGATCCCGCTGCAGTCTGCCCCCGGACAATTTTTCCAAGCTTTATTTGCCCTTGCCACCAACTTCTCTGTAGGACGAGAAGGACCGGCCATCCATTTAGGTGCCGTCAGTGCCAGTGTATTAGCGGAAAAGTTTAAGCTTCCCGATAACAGTGTTCGTGTCATGTGTGCCAGTGGTATTGCCGCTGGAATAGCGGCGATTTTTAACGCGCCACTCGCTGCCGTGATTTTTGTATTTGAAGTGGTGCTTAGGGAATACAAAATCCACTACTTCTTCCCGATCATGCTTTCAGCTATCTGCGGTGCACTCAGTAGTCAGTTGGTATTTGGTAATGTGCATGAATTCGAGCAGATCGGCGTTGAAGTGATCCCTCTCAGCCAGTACCCACTGTTAGCTATATTCGGTTTGGTACTCGGTTGTATTGCAGCATTTTTTAATACCAGCCTATTAAAAATTACTGCCATCGGCCAAAAATGGCCGCTTATTAATCGTCTGTTACTTGCAGGTGCCGTTACTACCCTAGTGGGGCTAGTTTTACCGCAAGCGATTGGTAGTGGTGAACTGGCTATTGCAGAGACCATTAATCAGCACCCGAGCATTTTATTCTTAAGCGCGATTTTAGCTGGCAAGATCATCGCCACCATCGCCGCTATAGGCTTAGGCATTCCTGGTGGACTCATCGGCCCACTCTATGGAATAGGTGCTTTACTCGGCACCATATTGGCCTTAATTAGCGCCTTGTTTTTTCCAAGTATCGCGCCCTATATTGGCTTATATACTATTATCGGCATGACAGGCATGATGGGCGTGTGTTTAAGCGCCCCACTCGCGGCACTAGTAGCCTTAATCGAGCTGACAAATAACGCCTCGATTATTTTACCTTCTATGTTTGTGGTGATCCCTGCCTTCTTAATTGCTCATCAAGGCTTTAAGACCAAGTCTATATTCTTCAAACAGCTCGAGATAATGGGGCTGGGCTATAAAGTTGCGCCAGTAAATCTTGGATTGCAGAAGGTCGGCGTGCGCCATCTCATGGATAAACGCTTCGTCATCGTTTACGACAACCAAGAACTATTACTAGAGGTACTTAAGCGTGCAGAGGGTCGCTCTGTATTGGTACGCAATGCTCAAGGTGCTGTAGAGATGTTACAGCTTGAACTGCAAGTCAGAGATCAAGACACCACCTTGACTCGTCATCCGATTCAGGGGCTGCCCGATACATCTACCCTCAATGAAGTATACGCAATTCTTTCTAAGGAACGACGAGGGGAGGTTTATATCTATCAAGAGACAAATGAACAGATTGTTGGGGTGATTAATTGGGTCTCGCTGCGTAAAGAGATCCGTTCAGGGCAAGTGTAA
- the lgt gene encoding prolipoprotein diacylglyceryl transferase — translation MQNNIFGRLSLDHFIWNIDPVAISFMGLKVHWYGILFALAIASGFQVMKRIYIKESLPVESLDNLLMYCVVGIIVGARLAHCLFYDPAYYFSHPLKILAIWEGGLASHGGGLGAILALYYYQRQVKLPFLFLLDRLAIATAIFGFFVRMANFVNSEILGLPSTAPWAIVFERVDMLPRHPAQLYEAIAYLLTFILLWAIYKLTDMKQKHGAIFGLFLVLVFSSRFLIEMVKVKQAVYADSWTFSAGQLLSIPFLIVGVALLLMPYLRKNKA, via the coding sequence ATGCAGAACAATATATTTGGAAGGCTTAGTTTGGACCATTTTATTTGGAATATTGACCCAGTAGCAATCAGCTTTATGGGACTTAAGGTACATTGGTACGGGATCTTGTTTGCGCTGGCAATAGCGTCAGGCTTTCAGGTGATGAAGCGTATCTATATTAAAGAAAGCTTACCGGTAGAATCGTTAGACAACCTGCTGATGTATTGCGTGGTGGGGATTATTGTCGGTGCGCGCTTGGCGCATTGCCTTTTCTACGACCCTGCGTATTACTTCAGTCATCCGCTGAAAATCTTGGCTATCTGGGAAGGTGGATTGGCTAGCCATGGTGGTGGTTTAGGCGCAATTTTAGCCCTGTACTATTATCAGCGTCAGGTGAAATTGCCTTTCCTATTCTTGCTAGATCGTTTAGCTATTGCGACGGCCATTTTCGGCTTCTTTGTACGTATGGCAAATTTTGTCAACTCAGAAATTCTGGGTCTACCAAGCACTGCGCCTTGGGCTATCGTGTTTGAGCGTGTCGACATGTTGCCGCGACACCCGGCTCAGTTGTATGAAGCGATTGCTTACTTGCTGACCTTCATACTGCTCTGGGCTATCTATAAGCTCACCGATATGAAGCAGAAGCACGGCGCCATCTTTGGCCTGTTCCTGGTGCTCGTATTTAGCTCACGCTTCTTGATTGAGATGGTAAAGGTCAAGCAAGCCGTTTACGCCGATAGCTGGACCTTCAGCGCCGGTCAGTTGTTAAGTATTCCGTTTTTAATCGTGGGTGTAGCGCTGCTACTTATGCCTTATTTGCGAAAAAACAAAGCTTAA